TGTTGCCCTACCGAGTTGGGTGCCAATTGGTCAGAGCTGATCGAGTTGAACTGAATGTCAAGAAACCCGTTGATGGAGCCATCGACCACATTTTCCCCTGTAATGCTGCCCACCTCAAAATTAAAATTGTCGCCGGTTTGGGTAATGACCACGGTTGCTTGGTTGTTTACCACCGGGTCGGCGGTAAAAGTTTGCACCCCAACTCCCTCAAGGGTGACACTCACCGTGTTTCCATCACTGTCGGTCAGTACCAGTTCATCATCGTTAAGGGTAAGGCTCACATTGGTGGTATTCTGTTCGCTGCAAAGGTTTACCCACTGGGTACCATCGTAGTAGTGTACACATTGGGTATCGGTGTTGTACACCATGGCACCGTGAAGGGGATTGAGACTGTTCATTTGTGCATCGCCCATTCTTGAGATGACCAACACACGTGAACTGCTTTCCAACTCAAGAACCGAATTGGGGTCTATGTTTTGTGGATTATCACCAATCTTTACCTGTGCGTTCACCGAAAAAACAGTGGCCAGGATCATTGTCAAGATAAAATAAGCAGTTCTCATGTTGTAAGACATTTACAGGGAATTATGACCAGACTAACAAAAGTAACTTTCTCTTTGAATCGGCCTAATTTTATACGTCAAAATGTAGCGGAGTATGGGTGAATGGAAACACGTTGCCACATACCTTATTTTTAGGTCGATTTCAGGGTACTTTTTAGGTAGCTGCCAATAATTAACAAAAGTTTAGAGGTGGCAAATTTTTAAAATAGGTGTTCATGGGTTTTCTTTACCTTTAACTAAATGACAGCAATGAAATTCTCTACTTTTTTTCTCTTTCTTTTCTTGTCGATAGGGTATGTGCATGCCCAAGATGATGGCCGCACTTTGTTACGAGGGCAGGTGCTTTACCGTGGCAATAACGTGGAGAACGAGAATGTGATCAACTCGACCACTGGTTTTGCCACAATAACCGACCAAGATGGGCGGTTTGCCATTCGTGTAAAGGCAGGCGATCAGTTGGTGTTCACGGCGGTTAACTACCAATTGAAAATCGTTAAGGTAACCCAGGCCATTATCGATAATCGGCGGCTTGTGGTAGAGGTCACCGAAAAGGTTACCGAATTGGATGAAGTGGTGGTGACCCCTGAAGACCAAGAGCGGTTTTTAGAGGTAAAGAACGAAGATTTTAAGCAGTACGAATATGAGATAGACCGAACCACCGAGGTAGAAAATATCGCAGAGTCACGAACTGTTCACGGTATGCGCGATGGACTCAATTTTGTGAACATCTTCAAGGCACTTTTCAATGTTGATAAAAACCCTGAC
This portion of the Flagellimonas lutaonensis genome encodes:
- a CDS encoding carboxypeptidase-like regulatory domain-containing protein produces the protein MKFSTFFLFLFLSIGYVHAQDDGRTLLRGQVLYRGNNVENENVINSTTGFATITDQDGRFAIRVKAGDQLVFTAVNYQLKIVKVTQAIIDNRRLVVEVTEKVTELDEVVVTPEDQERFLEVKNEDFKQYEYEIDRTTEVENIAESRTVHGMRDGLNFVNIFKALFNVDKNPDTPQRETLKVSEVLRHVYDDEFFVVDLRLPQDKIGAFLVYCDERIPSNALLKKENEFQLIDFLVTQSKQFLKELDEE